Proteins encoded together in one Leptospira congkakensis window:
- a CDS encoding DNA primase, with translation MSQSHKEDFDIVSLIELCREKKYETCVAGFSTIDKIEKITLPKKLKNRKLTVQALYALTNDMVQWKYLSSEEKALLQAEKDKLAGVTSTAGTSFAPHAEEDIEEDFIPEEEARKPELEDGFEDEFGDDSDDDDDDSDDDDDFDDDSDDDSDDADEDEED, from the coding sequence ATGAGCCAATCACATAAAGAAGACTTCGATATCGTATCCTTAATAGAACTTTGCCGGGAAAAAAAATACGAAACTTGTGTGGCCGGTTTCAGTACGATTGACAAAATCGAAAAAATCACTCTACCTAAAAAATTAAAGAACCGTAAACTAACAGTTCAAGCATTATACGCACTTACTAACGATATGGTTCAGTGGAAATACCTTTCCTCTGAAGAAAAAGCACTCCTCCAAGCGGAAAAAGACAAACTGGCAGGTGTTACATCCACTGCAGGGACTTCCTTTGCTCCTCATGCAGAAGAAGATATCGAAGAAGACTTTATCCCTGAAGAAGAAGCACGTAAACCGGAACTGGAAGATGGTTTCGAAGACGAGTTCGGTGATGATTCTGATGATGACGACGACGATTCAGATGACGATGATGACTTCGACGACGATTCAGATGACGACTCCGATGATGCAGACGAGGATGAAGAGGACTAA
- a CDS encoding HDOD domain-containing protein yields MNFQEIISQLETAKESRINFYFVTEEQNQEIYALLVHVMGYMDKLYLVEVIFTVLKELLMNANKANAKRDYFTRENLDIQNAGDYAKGMSRFQENIIMKWNEQLDRLDGGNYYISLLMKVEGKSIHFAVENNAPITKEELSRINRRIEVAKNYNDLSDAFTDVSDSTESAGLGLVLIQLLLKNSGIGSEKFKIFTNDKITRATLSVPEVTTPVEIQTDLKTKLLNEIDGLPPLPHSLTKIIQLCNNPDSDLHMISQEIEKNPALSADLLKLSNSAFFANRSQVSSILQAVKVVGLKNLRNLLYVSGVRKIMDGQYGKMMDVWDHSSRCSYYARYLATENNHTNKIADIIAVSALLHDIGKFLLLSVDRGFFKKIENYQRGVDSGNSTLLEEMAIGLSHPQLGALLAEKWEFPMDLRVAIEYHHKPFLAPPELRDLVEVIYMANMMADYHEQKKGFYAIDKILLAKFNLDNIDVFSAAVNKIELLFKKSNE; encoded by the coding sequence GTGAATTTTCAAGAAATTATATCTCAATTAGAAACCGCAAAAGAATCTAGAATCAACTTTTACTTTGTTACAGAAGAACAAAATCAGGAGATATACGCATTACTTGTCCATGTAATGGGGTATATGGATAAACTTTATTTGGTAGAAGTCATCTTCACTGTCCTTAAAGAACTCCTGATGAATGCCAACAAAGCAAATGCAAAACGCGATTACTTTACCCGTGAAAATTTAGACATCCAAAACGCTGGTGACTATGCTAAGGGAATGTCCCGGTTCCAAGAAAACATCATCATGAAGTGGAACGAACAATTGGATCGGTTAGACGGCGGAAATTACTACATCAGTTTACTCATGAAGGTAGAAGGAAAGTCCATTCACTTCGCCGTAGAAAACAACGCACCCATTACAAAAGAAGAACTATCACGCATTAACCGAAGGATCGAAGTCGCAAAAAACTATAATGATCTTTCTGATGCCTTTACCGATGTTTCCGACAGTACAGAGTCTGCTGGTTTAGGGTTAGTACTCATCCAACTCCTCCTCAAAAACTCTGGAATTGGTTCTGAAAAATTCAAAATCTTTACAAACGACAAAATAACACGCGCTACATTATCTGTACCAGAAGTCACCACTCCTGTTGAAATCCAAACAGACTTAAAAACAAAACTTCTCAACGAAATTGACGGTCTTCCGCCACTCCCTCATTCTCTTACAAAAATCATTCAACTATGTAACAATCCAGATTCCGATTTACACATGATTTCGCAAGAAATCGAAAAAAATCCAGCTCTCTCTGCTGACCTATTAAAACTTTCAAACTCTGCTTTTTTTGCAAACAGAAGCCAAGTAAGTTCCATCTTACAAGCGGTGAAAGTTGTAGGACTCAAAAACTTGCGGAACCTTCTCTATGTATCCGGGGTTCGCAAAATTATGGATGGTCAATACGGCAAGATGATGGATGTTTGGGATCATTCCAGCCGTTGCAGTTATTACGCAAGGTACCTGGCCACAGAAAACAACCATACTAATAAAATTGCCGATATTATTGCCGTCAGTGCTTTGTTACACGACATCGGAAAGTTCCTTTTACTTTCTGTAGACCGAGGTTTTTTCAAAAAAATTGAAAACTACCAAAGAGGTGTCGATTCAGGAAACTCTACTCTTTTAGAAGAAATGGCAATTGGACTCAGTCACCCACAACTCGGAGCCTTACTTGCTGAAAAATGGGAATTCCCAATGGACCTTCGTGTTGCCATTGAATACCACCACAAACCTTTTTTGGCACCTCCGGAATTAAGGGACTTAGTCGAAGTCATCTATATGGCAAATATGATGGCTGATTATCATGAACAGAAAAAAGGATTCTATGCGATTGACAAAATCCTACTCGCAAAATTTAATTTAGATAATATCGATGTGTTTTCTGCTGCAGTGAATAAAATCGAACTATTATTTAAAAAATCGAATGAGTGA
- a CDS encoding 6-hydroxymethylpterin diphosphokinase MptE-like protein has translation MQILENLAKSKGLFLFFVTGKSPNWSNLKEKIKNLPGVSLSAQSKWSLYITPSYERLFPELIKDCQTNFQSQLNTTEINQNTIQHFSKLWTHNYLKNRIGLFSNKTSFQWFQSFSGEKTSVLFLGASPGLELDLPTIQKERDNFLIFASDTALGYLLPNGVIPDYIVSFDSGRGTTYHFLLDLPKYIPIITWLGGASYIFDLANPKILVNTGHPLDQIVEHLFQTGLGKKWPHYSNPSLNLLGMVESITESIENRKFFVSGVSYLAERGKSHCKGTGYERYYLPDISRKKSLELTTKRLYSGERKGKNQTAWEQMNKKDSFSGIQFLSEAKEISFPSIKNQGHSVKTFQGFPPSLAELAKWANQDHSGIIHRKTLNTWLRFSLS, from the coding sequence ATGCAAATTTTGGAAAACTTAGCGAAATCCAAGGGATTGTTTTTGTTTTTTGTTACAGGAAAAAGTCCCAATTGGTCAAATTTAAAAGAGAAAATTAAAAATCTTCCTGGTGTTTCACTTTCTGCACAATCAAAATGGAGTTTGTACATAACACCTAGTTATGAAAGATTATTTCCTGAACTTATAAAAGACTGCCAAACAAACTTTCAATCGCAATTAAATACAACCGAGATCAATCAAAACACAATCCAACATTTTAGTAAGTTATGGACACATAATTATTTAAAAAATAGAATCGGTCTTTTTTCCAACAAAACGAGTTTCCAATGGTTCCAATCCTTTTCAGGGGAAAAAACATCTGTGTTATTTCTGGGAGCAAGTCCTGGTTTGGAATTGGATCTACCCACTATTCAAAAAGAAAGAGACAACTTTCTTATTTTTGCCAGTGACACAGCCCTCGGATACCTCTTACCAAACGGGGTGATTCCTGATTATATTGTTTCATTTGATTCTGGTCGAGGAACAACCTATCATTTTTTATTAGACCTTCCCAAATACATTCCCATCATCACTTGGTTAGGTGGAGCATCCTATATTTTTGATCTGGCAAATCCCAAAATACTAGTCAATACCGGACACCCTTTGGATCAAATTGTAGAACATTTATTTCAAACTGGTTTAGGAAAAAAATGGCCGCATTATTCCAATCCTAGTTTGAATTTACTCGGGATGGTAGAATCCATTACGGAATCGATAGAAAACAGGAAATTTTTTGTGAGCGGTGTTAGTTACTTAGCAGAACGTGGGAAGTCCCATTGTAAGGGCACAGGATACGAAAGATATTATTTACCTGACATCAGTCGGAAAAAAAGTTTAGAACTCACCACCAAACGTTTGTATTCTGGTGAACGGAAAGGAAAAAATCAAACTGCCTGGGAACAAATGAACAAAAAAGATTCTTTTTCCGGCATTCAATTTCTTTCTGAAGCCAAAGAAATCAGTTTCCCATCCATAAAGAACCAGGGACATTCTGTAAAAACATTTCAGGGTTTTCCCCCATCATTAGCAGAATTGGCAAAGTGGGCTAACCAAGACCATTCCGGCATCATCCATAGGAAAACTCTTAATACTTGGTTGCGGTTTTCACTAAGTTAA